A genome region from Anopheles stephensi strain Indian chromosome 2, UCI_ANSTEP_V1.0, whole genome shotgun sequence includes the following:
- the LOC118517584 gene encoding sorting nexin-27 — protein MEAKNGKSGPATAISVASSGGGGASVTTTMKNGVKENPNGPRVVTIYKTETGFGFNVRGQVSEGGQLRSINGELYAPLQHVSAVLDNGAAEQAGIKKGDRILEVNHVNVEGATHKQVVDLIKSGGDTLTLTVISVTQQEAERLEPTEDPGGYSYIDYSEKRSLPISIPDYNIIHRGNERYVVFNIHMAGRQLCSRRYREFSNLHQQLKKEFSGFSFPKMPGKWPFQLNEQQLDARRRGLEQYLEKVCAVRVIAESDAVQEFLTDTVDDLAASPVDIKIMLPDHAVVTVSVRKSANAQLVWEQLVQRANLTSYTQQYFYLFEIVEYNFERKLQPHEIPHQLYVQNYSTASSTCLCVRRWLFSIEREISLPVGEQAAKFIFYQAVDEVNRSNIRADGRLYELKALQDSKKADEYLSLARTLPGYGDIVFPHCACDSRKEGHVVPAIGMKSFRLHACREDGSLEAQTVELQWSTISRWESDEESMAFCFQYSRSDKPPRWVKVFTPYHAFLADCFDRIMEERAWDDTGE, from the exons ATGGAAGCGAAAAATGGCAAATCCGGTCCAGCAACCGCAATCTCTGTCGCGTCGTCGGGCGGTGGAGGAGCCAGTGTTACGACGACGATGAAGAATGGGGTGAAGGAAAACCCGAACGGTCCCCGGGTGGTCACCATCTACAAGACAGAAACCGGTTTTGGGTTTAACGTTCGTGGACAAGTGAGCGAGGGCGGGCAGCTGCGATCAATCAACGGCGAGCTTTATGCACCGCTGCAACACGTCAGTGCTGTTTTGGATAACGGGGCCGCGGAACAGGCGGGCATTAAGAAAGGCGACCGGATCCTGGAAGT CAATCATGTAAACGTAGAAGGAGCTACTCATAAGCAAGTGGTAGATCTCATCAAATCTGGAGGAGACACTTTAACCCTGACCGTCATATCTGTCACGCAGCAG GAAGCGGAACGCCTCGAACCAACAGAAGATCCCGGCGGATATTCGTACATCGATTATTCGGAGAAGCGCAGCCTGCCCATCAGTATTCCGGATTACAATATCATCCATCGCGGAAATGAGCGATACGTTGTTTTCAACATCCATATGGCCGGTCGACAGTTATGCTCTCGACGGTATCGTGAGTTCTCTAACTTGCACCAACAGTTGAAGAAGGAATTCTCAGGCTTTAGCTTTCCAAAAATGCCCGGAAAATGGCCGTTTCAGCTGAACGAACAGCAGCTTGACGCTCGTCGACGCGGGCTGGAGCAATATCTGGAAAAAGTGTGCGCAGTCCGAGTGATTGCGGAAAGTGACGCAGTGCAGGAGTTTCTCACCGATACGGTGGATGACCTGGCGGCGTCGCCGGTCGATATTAAGATCATGCTACCGGACCATGCGGTTGTGACGGTTTCCGTGCGCAAGTCCGCGAATGCACAGCTCGTTTGGGAACAGCTAGTACAGCGAGCCAATCTGACCTCGTACACACAGCAATATTTTTACTTGTTCGAAATCGTCGAGTACAACTTCGAGCGTAAGCTACAACCACATGAAATCCCTCATCAGCTGTACGTGCAAAACTATAGTACGGCTTCCAGCACGTGTCTGTGCGTGCGGCGTTGGCTGTTTTCTATCGAGCGAGAAATTTCGCTTCCCGTTGGCGAGCAGGCAGCTAAGTTTATTTTCTACCAG GCCGTCGACGAGGTTAATCGCAGCAATATTCGGGCAGATGGACGTTTGTATGAGCTAAAAGCTCTGCAAGATTCAAAAAAGGCTGACGAATATCTATCACTGGCTCGTACGCTACCCGGATACGGCGATATCGTGTTTCCCCATTGTGCGTGTGACAGCCGTAAGGAAGGCCATGTTGTACCAGCAATCGGTATGAAAAGCTTCCGTCTGCACGCTTGCCGGGAAGATGGTTCCCTCGAAGCTCAAACGGTCGAGCTTCAGTGGTCTACCATTTCTCGCTGGGAAAGCGACGAGGAATCGATGGCGTTTTGCTTTCAGTACAGCCGCTCGGACAAACCGCCCCGATGGGTAAAAGTGTTTACGCCCTAC CATGCATTCTTGGCAGACTGTTTCGACAGGATAATGGAGGAACGGGCATGGGATGACACGGGAGAGTAA